One Fuerstiella marisgermanici DNA window includes the following coding sequences:
- a CDS encoding DNA alkylation repair protein — translation MSQLKSLGTSQAVKTYKRHGAGDDVFGVSYADLKKLKKSIGPNHDLALELWQTGNVDARSLATMVADPDEFTPAHATQWMKDVTYPPHGAEVAAVIAESNFGVSKMRQWRKQKSEYARTTGYSILACLLKDDPDIVEESEGRRILKDIEMEIHRSPNRARHAMVMAVIAIGVYKPELTDDALEAGERIGEVQVDHGDTACTTPKIVAYIKKSLKRTNGRKAKIRR, via the coding sequence ATGTCACAATTAAAATCGCTGGGCACATCACAGGCGGTCAAAACCTACAAACGTCACGGCGCGGGCGACGACGTGTTTGGCGTTAGCTATGCGGACTTAAAGAAACTGAAAAAGTCGATCGGCCCCAACCACGACCTGGCTCTTGAACTGTGGCAAACTGGAAACGTAGACGCTCGATCTCTGGCGACAATGGTGGCCGATCCAGACGAATTCACGCCCGCCCATGCGACTCAATGGATGAAAGACGTCACCTACCCGCCTCACGGTGCAGAAGTGGCCGCCGTGATTGCCGAGTCAAATTTCGGCGTCTCCAAAATGCGGCAATGGCGCAAGCAGAAGTCTGAATACGCTCGAACAACAGGCTATTCCATTCTGGCGTGTCTGCTGAAAGACGATCCGGACATCGTTGAAGAATCGGAAGGTCGCCGCATTCTCAAAGACATCGAAATGGAAATTCATCGGTCGCCCAACCGAGCTCGCCATGCAATGGTCATGGCCGTCATCGCGATTGGCGTTTACAAACCCGAGCTGACCGACGACGCTTTGGAAGCAGGCGAACGCATCGGTGAAGTCCAGGTCGACCACGGCGATACCGCCTGTACGACGCCAAAGATTGTCGCGTATATTAAGAAGTCCCTGAAACGGACCAACGGCCGCAAAGCGAAGATTCGTCGGTAG
- a CDS encoding Hsp20/alpha crystallin family protein, which translates to MNCNSATLRRSEPLDAVRREFERNLGLSSDPFAQLSVVEAQDGVSVSIDLPGLSRDDISVTIDNGELTIAGDRKSEMPEGAKAIFSNQVFGEFRRTLKLHESIDPASVDAVLKNGVLTLKLSKRPELQPRKIDIRAAS; encoded by the coding sequence ATGAACTGCAATTCCGCCACTCTTCGACGGTCTGAACCTCTGGACGCGGTCCGTCGTGAATTCGAACGAAACCTCGGCTTGTCTTCCGATCCGTTCGCTCAACTGTCTGTCGTTGAAGCTCAGGACGGAGTGAGCGTTAGTATCGACTTGCCCGGGCTATCGCGGGACGACATTTCTGTCACAATAGACAACGGCGAGTTAACGATCGCTGGCGACCGAAAAAGCGAAATGCCGGAAGGCGCGAAGGCGATCTTCAGTAACCAGGTGTTTGGTGAATTTCGAAGAACTCTCAAACTTCACGAATCCATTGATCCGGCCAGCGTGGATGCCGTTCTGAAAAATGGAGTGCTTACACTGAAATTGTCGAAGCGGCCTGAACTTCAGCCGCGTAAAATCGATATCCGCGCCGCATCCTAA
- a CDS encoding quinone oxidoreductase family protein, with the protein MKAAYITSPCSVAEIQYGDVATPTPSEGQVLVKMAAVAVNPIDTYIRSGNVKLDLPQPYVIGCDIAGTVEAVGHGATAFEVGERVWGSNQGLAGRQGTFSEFAAIDERWLYPTPSSVSDKDAAAVSLTGITAHLGLHLHADVQAGDVVFVNGGTGGVGSCVVQIAKAAHATVITTVGSDAKKKAAESLGADVVINYRDENVAEALEKCLPETGPINVWFETLRTPDPETSFRFMAKRGRYILMAGRDARPEFPVGAFYVNDLRAIGFAMFNASADEQREAATALNALMANDQLKPIIGAEFTLAEAAKAHQLQEDNTLSGSGSLSGKIVLTP; encoded by the coding sequence ATGAAAGCCGCGTATATTACGTCACCCTGTTCCGTCGCCGAAATTCAATACGGCGACGTCGCAACTCCGACACCGTCTGAAGGTCAGGTGCTGGTGAAAATGGCGGCGGTGGCGGTCAATCCCATCGATACATACATCCGCAGCGGTAACGTGAAATTGGACCTGCCGCAGCCTTACGTGATCGGCTGCGATATTGCAGGAACGGTCGAAGCTGTCGGCCACGGCGCGACAGCGTTTGAAGTTGGTGAACGCGTATGGGGCAGCAATCAGGGACTGGCTGGAAGGCAGGGGACGTTTTCGGAATTTGCTGCAATCGACGAACGCTGGCTGTACCCGACGCCCAGTTCCGTGTCGGACAAAGATGCGGCAGCGGTCTCCCTGACTGGCATTACAGCTCATTTGGGCCTGCACCTGCACGCCGACGTGCAGGCGGGCGACGTCGTGTTTGTGAACGGCGGCACCGGTGGCGTGGGATCGTGCGTGGTCCAGATCGCGAAGGCGGCTCACGCGACGGTTATCACGACCGTTGGAAGCGACGCCAAAAAGAAAGCGGCGGAATCACTGGGAGCCGACGTCGTGATCAATTACCGCGACGAAAATGTCGCGGAAGCTCTGGAAAAGTGCCTGCCGGAGACCGGGCCAATCAATGTCTGGTTTGAAACTCTACGCACACCCGATCCGGAAACGTCGTTTCGTTTCATGGCTAAGCGAGGTCGGTACATCCTGATGGCGGGCCGCGACGCTCGCCCCGAATTCCCGGTGGGCGCATTCTACGTCAACGATCTGCGAGCCATCGGATTCGCCATGTTCAACGCTTCGGCCGACGAACAACGAGAAGCAGCAACCGCCCTGAATGCTCTTATGGCAAACGACCAACTAAAGCCCATCATCGGCGCAGAATTCACACTGGCCGAAGCCGCGAAGGCTCATCAACTGCAGGAGGACAATACGCTGTCCGGTTCGGGATCACTAAGCGGCAAGATTGTGCTGACGCCGTAG
- a CDS encoding SRPBCC family protein has translation MPAYEVRRSITIDATPETVFDTVADYGTWTKWSPWLGIDKQATVIVTDNPNSVNSIYGWAGEVVGQGEIEHKQLQRPNKIDDEIRFTKPFKSKSAVSFELQPDGNGTKITWGMNGSLPWFLFWMASNIETYIGMDYERGLKMLKEYIETGEVLSDIEVVGIEPVDSRRIAGVRDSCPTNDVGPTMNAAFTKVKNVLAGQSPPDGFEMISVYHPCDLKQRRFEFTSGYAVSADCQTPPDLTEFRLPEGRALHIRHSGRYENLGNAWSGAHQYARYKKIKLAKRAAFEAYRNDPDNTPEAELVTDIYLYVK, from the coding sequence ATGCCAGCGTATGAAGTTCGACGTTCGATCACAATTGATGCCACTCCGGAAACTGTGTTCGACACGGTTGCCGACTACGGGACGTGGACGAAGTGGTCGCCATGGCTGGGCATCGACAAGCAGGCGACGGTAATCGTCACGGACAATCCCAACTCTGTGAACTCAATTTACGGCTGGGCAGGTGAAGTTGTCGGGCAGGGAGAGATCGAACACAAACAGCTTCAGCGACCGAACAAAATTGACGACGAAATCCGCTTCACAAAACCGTTTAAGTCGAAGTCGGCTGTGTCCTTCGAGCTTCAGCCCGATGGGAATGGCACAAAGATTACGTGGGGGATGAACGGTAGCTTGCCGTGGTTTCTGTTCTGGATGGCGTCCAATATTGAGACGTATATCGGCATGGACTACGAACGTGGTTTGAAGATGCTGAAGGAGTACATCGAAACCGGCGAAGTTCTTTCGGACATCGAAGTCGTGGGTATTGAACCGGTCGATTCTCGTCGAATCGCCGGCGTCCGCGATTCGTGTCCAACTAACGATGTTGGACCAACCATGAATGCCGCCTTCACTAAAGTGAAGAACGTCCTTGCCGGTCAGTCTCCGCCGGACGGCTTCGAAATGATTAGCGTGTACCACCCGTGTGATTTGAAGCAGCGTCGGTTTGAATTCACGAGCGGCTACGCGGTGTCGGCGGACTGTCAGACGCCACCAGACTTAACGGAGTTTCGCCTGCCAGAAGGTCGCGCCCTGCATATTCGCCACAGCGGCCGCTACGAAAATCTTGGCAATGCATGGAGTGGTGCTCATCAGTACGCTCGCTACAAGAAAATCAAGCTGGCGAAACGCGCCGCGTTTGAAGCGTACCGAAACGATCCGGACAACACGCCCGAGGCCGAATTGGTGACGGATATCTATCTGTACGTGAAGTGA
- a CDS encoding PQQ-binding-like beta-propeller repeat protein: MLLRSIATAVLLLATAANAADWPTWQHDNRRTGATDEQLPVTKLRLSWAWQSATPPKTAWAGPAKWDAYAFHRNLPSMRNYDSAFHVVAAQGRVWFGSSADDTLYCLNADDGKPAWTFTADGPIRLAPTWSDGKVYFGSDDGHARCVDADDGRLVWAFTPADTSQLILNDGRFIPFQPCRTGVTVDNGTAWFACAMLPWEDAWLCSLDAATGKTDGEQHYVKSLPGRTMEGAPALSSKFLVLPQGRVAPRVFDRTTGKDLGEMVKSGGGSVVVVSLDDNVLHGPATDSRKGGFRESSSSNREVVAGLGTGNALVVDGATSWMLTDSEIIASSLTKRNVLWKAACDCPFTMIKAGDTLFVGGDQMVAAHSASDGKLLWKQPVTGRAFGLAVANGRLFASTDEGAIHCFAADETTTAPAIAAALTASSDDAATRVTDVVPIDDKRLLGHWAFQQSANDGLVVKALHGSDVTLSGRPRFSRLGNLQAIELDGSDQSLMVAPDFRSVPVPTTAFTAEAWVKVDQPQDWGGIVSVLQDNGDYERGWLLGFNKDQFCVGVASAGGAGKMTYLKAKQPFETERWYHVAGTYDGTLLRIYVDGALQAESGAQSGEISYPDRTWFEIGAYHDKDEYHRLRGAIHEVALYSEALSTDEIASHFRRKKSGLPAPTEYGHVASGPWLRFTDPHTAVVRWTTETPQPSVLQFGTEGEMTKLLDKKLQTEHQAKLTGLKRQKVYQYRIGVQDDDADKLRFTKDFECDNFFNYSPPTSDRIPDTTDVAASTRAQDLLAQCDADNGLALICGAVDVKLLIQLCKNSTLRFVIADTDAERVDSLRRHLLQHGVYGNQVAVHLVDNLAELPFVGQWANLVILDASADPAMIKEAQRQTQPDGGVTLLSPIAATEPIQSFVMVPIGKSNGWQRFVKPALPNAGDWSHLYGDPDNAAFAGEQLGGAKSTDDLRIQWVGRPGPRYQADRSGRKPSPLSTAGRLFMQGLHRIIAVDAFNGSILWSIEIPGLERFNMPRDCSNWCASRDYLFVAVKGECWKIDAATGDVVDRMKADKASETPMDWGYVATQNGRLFGSSVKANTSWTTFWGGGDTGWYDARSGAVTFPICSDRLFCNDTDSGELTWEYTRGLVLNSTITVGGDTMYFVESRNADIMAGKDRRIGDAALWKDLHLVAIDAATGSPRWEKKLDPMSQKVVFFLAHAADQLTLVSSADKAHQVTSYSDKDGREQWTQSTSWLEGKGDHGKAMSRPAIVGDRVFVRPGVLSLKDGSVLPQKFPSGHGCGTYACSSEAVFFRADTVTMWDPETSTQSDWARLRPDCWLSTIPANGMLLSPEGGGGCSCGSWMETSLGFMPKVFDQRAEP, from the coding sequence ATGCTCCTTCGATCAATCGCGACAGCCGTCCTGTTGCTAGCGACAGCTGCCAACGCCGCAGACTGGCCAACGTGGCAGCACGACAACCGCCGCACGGGCGCAACAGACGAACAGTTGCCGGTCACGAAGCTGCGGCTGAGTTGGGCATGGCAGTCGGCGACGCCGCCAAAGACAGCGTGGGCCGGGCCAGCAAAGTGGGACGCGTACGCATTCCACCGCAACCTGCCGTCGATGAGGAACTATGATTCCGCGTTCCATGTTGTGGCGGCTCAGGGGCGAGTGTGGTTTGGGTCGTCCGCCGATGACACTCTGTATTGCCTGAACGCCGACGACGGCAAGCCCGCATGGACCTTCACCGCAGATGGACCGATCCGACTGGCTCCCACGTGGTCGGATGGGAAAGTCTATTTCGGATCCGACGATGGTCACGCACGCTGCGTCGATGCCGATGATGGCCGATTGGTTTGGGCGTTCACTCCTGCCGACACATCGCAGCTAATCCTCAACGACGGTCGCTTCATTCCGTTTCAGCCGTGTCGCACAGGCGTCACCGTGGACAACGGCACAGCGTGGTTCGCATGCGCGATGCTGCCGTGGGAAGACGCCTGGTTGTGTTCGCTGGACGCGGCAACTGGAAAAACAGACGGCGAACAGCACTACGTGAAGTCACTGCCCGGGCGAACGATGGAAGGTGCTCCTGCGCTGTCATCAAAGTTCCTTGTGCTGCCGCAGGGCCGAGTTGCTCCGCGAGTGTTCGATCGAACGACCGGCAAAGACCTCGGCGAAATGGTAAAAAGCGGCGGCGGTTCGGTCGTCGTTGTTTCGCTGGACGACAACGTGCTGCACGGTCCGGCCACGGATTCTCGCAAAGGCGGCTTTCGCGAATCCAGCAGTTCCAACCGCGAAGTTGTAGCCGGTCTCGGCACCGGCAACGCTCTTGTTGTCGACGGAGCCACGTCGTGGATGCTGACTGATTCCGAAATCATTGCGTCCAGTTTGACCAAACGAAACGTGCTGTGGAAGGCGGCCTGTGATTGCCCGTTCACGATGATCAAAGCGGGCGACACTCTGTTCGTCGGCGGCGATCAGATGGTCGCCGCTCATTCGGCCAGCGATGGAAAACTGTTGTGGAAACAGCCAGTGACCGGGCGAGCGTTCGGACTGGCGGTGGCGAACGGACGGCTGTTCGCCAGCACGGATGAGGGAGCGATTCATTGCTTTGCGGCGGACGAAACAACAACGGCACCAGCGATCGCCGCGGCTCTGACCGCATCATCAGACGACGCCGCAACTCGCGTCACGGATGTGGTACCGATTGACGACAAACGACTGCTGGGCCATTGGGCGTTTCAGCAGTCGGCCAACGACGGTCTGGTGGTGAAGGCGTTGCATGGATCGGATGTCACCCTATCCGGTCGACCACGGTTCTCGCGGCTTGGCAACCTTCAGGCCATCGAACTTGACGGCAGCGATCAGTCGCTCATGGTTGCTCCTGACTTTCGCAGCGTTCCCGTGCCGACGACGGCATTCACGGCCGAAGCGTGGGTGAAGGTCGATCAGCCTCAGGACTGGGGCGGCATCGTCAGCGTTCTGCAGGACAACGGCGATTACGAACGAGGCTGGTTGCTGGGCTTCAACAAAGACCAGTTTTGCGTCGGAGTGGCATCGGCCGGAGGCGCAGGCAAGATGACCTACCTGAAAGCAAAGCAGCCGTTTGAAACGGAACGCTGGTACCACGTGGCGGGAACCTATGACGGCACGTTGCTGCGGATCTATGTGGACGGCGCCTTACAGGCAGAGAGCGGAGCTCAATCGGGCGAGATTTCGTACCCTGATCGCACGTGGTTCGAAATCGGAGCGTATCACGACAAGGACGAATACCATCGGCTGCGTGGCGCGATTCACGAAGTCGCGTTGTATAGCGAAGCTCTATCCACCGATGAAATCGCGAGCCACTTTCGGCGCAAAAAGTCAGGCCTGCCTGCTCCGACGGAATACGGCCATGTGGCGTCCGGCCCGTGGTTACGGTTTACAGATCCGCACACGGCCGTCGTTCGCTGGACGACGGAAACGCCTCAGCCGAGCGTTCTGCAGTTCGGTACGGAAGGCGAGATGACGAAGCTGTTGGACAAAAAACTGCAGACGGAACATCAGGCAAAGCTGACGGGGCTGAAACGGCAGAAGGTCTACCAATACCGGATCGGCGTGCAGGACGATGATGCGGACAAGTTGCGTTTCACGAAGGATTTTGAGTGCGATAACTTCTTCAACTATTCGCCGCCGACGTCGGACCGGATTCCAGATACCACTGACGTTGCCGCGAGCACACGGGCTCAAGACTTGTTGGCTCAATGCGACGCGGACAACGGCTTGGCCCTGATTTGTGGTGCAGTCGATGTCAAACTCTTGATTCAGTTGTGCAAGAACAGCACGTTGCGTTTCGTGATCGCAGACACCGATGCAGAACGAGTCGATTCGCTCCGAAGGCATCTGTTGCAGCACGGCGTTTACGGCAATCAGGTGGCCGTCCACTTGGTCGACAATCTGGCTGAGCTTCCGTTCGTCGGCCAGTGGGCCAACCTCGTCATCCTCGACGCTTCAGCAGATCCGGCAATGATCAAAGAAGCACAACGGCAAACGCAACCAGATGGCGGCGTGACTCTGCTTTCGCCCATTGCCGCAACGGAGCCGATTCAAAGCTTTGTCATGGTGCCGATAGGCAAATCCAATGGGTGGCAGCGATTCGTCAAGCCTGCTTTGCCAAATGCTGGCGATTGGTCGCATCTATACGGCGATCCTGATAACGCCGCTTTCGCCGGCGAACAACTCGGCGGAGCAAAATCGACGGACGACCTGCGAATCCAATGGGTGGGTCGACCGGGGCCTCGATACCAGGCCGATCGCAGTGGTCGCAAGCCGTCACCGCTGTCGACGGCGGGCCGGCTGTTCATGCAGGGGCTGCATCGCATTATCGCAGTCGATGCGTTTAACGGCTCGATTCTATGGTCAATCGAAATCCCGGGTCTGGAACGCTTCAACATGCCGCGAGACTGCAGTAACTGGTGCGCCAGCCGCGACTATCTGTTCGTCGCCGTGAAAGGCGAATGCTGGAAGATCGATGCTGCGACGGGTGACGTTGTCGACCGAATGAAGGCCGACAAAGCTTCAGAAACGCCGATGGACTGGGGCTATGTCGCCACGCAAAATGGTCGTCTGTTTGGCAGTTCCGTCAAAGCCAACACGTCGTGGACCACGTTCTGGGGCGGCGGCGACACCGGCTGGTATGACGCTCGATCCGGCGCGGTCACCTTCCCCATCTGTAGCGATCGCCTGTTCTGCAACGACACGGATTCCGGCGAACTGACATGGGAATACACTCGCGGCCTGGTTTTAAATTCCACCATCACCGTTGGCGGCGACACGATGTACTTTGTCGAATCACGCAACGCCGACATCATGGCTGGCAAAGACCGACGAATCGGCGACGCAGCATTGTGGAAGGATCTACATCTGGTGGCGATCGATGCAGCCACGGGATCGCCCAGGTGGGAAAAGAAACTGGATCCGATGAGCCAAAAAGTCGTGTTCTTTCTGGCTCACGCCGCCGACCAGCTGACTCTTGTTTCGTCCGCCGACAAGGCTCACCAAGTGACGTCGTATTCCGACAAAGACGGACGTGAGCAGTGGACCCAATCGACCTCATGGCTGGAAGGCAAAGGCGACCACGGCAAGGCGATGTCACGGCCGGCGATTGTCGGAGACCGAGTCTTTGTGAGACCGGGCGTGCTGTCATTGAAGGACGGTTCCGTGTTGCCGCAAAAGTTTCCTTCGGGGCACGGCTGTGGCACCTACGCGTGTTCTTCAGAAGCGGTCTTCTTTCGAGCCGACACGGTCACGATGTGGGATCCGGAAACATCCACGCAATCCGACTGGGCTCGCCTACGCCCGGATTGCTGGCTGAGTACCATTCCAGCCAACGGCATGCTGTTGTCACCAGAAGGCGGCGGCGGCTGCAGTTGCGGCAGCTGGATGGAAACATCCCTGGGCTTCATGCCAAAGGTGTTTGATCAACGGGCAGAACCGTAG
- a CDS encoding SixA phosphatase family protein, with the protein MTARILLLVRHAKSSWKHPELDDIDRPLNKRGRRDAPEMGRRLSHRKLIPDLVLCSPAVRTKATAEAIAAEVGYSADQIVINDDLYAASEQEVLDAVASTDDRVRTLMVVTHNPVITDLANRFSPTPIDNVPTCGVLTVTLESWTRPELGVLADFDYPKREPC; encoded by the coding sequence ATGACTGCCAGAATACTGCTGTTGGTGCGGCACGCCAAGTCAAGCTGGAAACATCCCGAACTGGACGACATCGACCGTCCTCTGAACAAGCGTGGCCGTCGCGACGCGCCGGAAATGGGGCGAAGGCTGTCGCACCGAAAGTTGATTCCGGATCTGGTGCTCTGCAGCCCTGCTGTTCGCACAAAAGCGACTGCTGAAGCGATTGCAGCAGAAGTCGGCTATTCGGCCGATCAGATCGTCATCAATGATGACCTCTACGCGGCTTCCGAACAGGAAGTGCTGGATGCTGTCGCATCAACGGACGACCGCGTGCGAACTCTTATGGTGGTCACTCACAACCCGGTGATCACAGATCTGGCCAATCGGTTTTCACCCACGCCGATCGACAACGTGCCAACCTGCGGAGTGCTGACGGTGACCCTTGAAAGCTGGACGCGACCGGAGCTGGGCGTCCTCGCGGACTTCGACTATCCCAAACGCGAACCCTGTTGA
- a CDS encoding Hsp20/alpha crystallin family protein has product MNTQSTRPRFSLFDELDKGLNTLVNEVLHSERGQSKVPPLTIYEFDNRYVVECDVPGVELADIGLSIDNGVLEITGHRQQPVLDEGTKVTIDERRCDKFHRKLKLGKDVNSESVDAELGDGVLKVTIHKSDSVLPKKIEIRKADES; this is encoded by the coding sequence ATGAATACACAATCGACACGACCACGATTTTCTTTGTTCGACGAACTGGACAAGGGCTTGAACACGCTTGTGAACGAAGTCCTGCATTCAGAACGTGGACAATCGAAAGTGCCACCGTTAACAATCTACGAATTCGACAATCGCTACGTCGTGGAATGCGATGTGCCCGGCGTTGAACTCGCAGATATCGGACTCAGCATCGACAACGGAGTCCTGGAAATTACGGGACACCGTCAGCAACCGGTTCTGGACGAAGGCACCAAAGTCACGATCGACGAACGTCGTTGCGACAAGTTTCATCGGAAACTGAAACTCGGCAAGGACGTGAATTCAGAATCTGTCGACGCAGAACTTGGCGACGGAGTGCTGAAGGTGACGATCCACAAATCCGATTCCGTGCTGCCTAAAAAGATTGAGATCCGCAAAGCGGACGAATCGTAG